From a single Parambassis ranga chromosome 2, fParRan2.1, whole genome shotgun sequence genomic region:
- the hecw2b gene encoding E3 ubiquitin-protein ligase HECW2 isoform X3, producing MATAATASSSSSPSSSPNGSAREHLLAVRRRTPHTRPYTIGPDNLRSLSAQGAVGGSASASCSSSTTMPTENQPEAAPVGLQRANSDTDLVTSESRSSLTASTYQLTLGQGHLVISWDIKEEVDATDWIGLYHIDETCVANVWDSKNRGVNGTQSGQIVWKLEVGPYFMESETKVCFKYYHGVSGALRATTPCITVKNPGVPASSEGLVEDPSRNEHCRKLVSFTLSDIRAAGLKKGMFFNPDPYLKMSIQPGKRSGLPKFTHHGQERRSSIIANTTNPVWHGEKYIFVALMTDVLEIEVKDKFAKSRPIIKRFLGQLIIPVQRLLEGPTADDQPVSYSLCRRLPTDHVSGQLLFRVDITSTGQEAATDAVGTMLSGVVNGDPGSPSDDEDLPHPSSSSRVTCGLSPTGSDEGSLFVNGACYYGDDSVWREQTGEEDLLPVALGGHTHRQESLNDYLDAIEPPRSPGERPPTAPSPKLRSSFPTDTRLSAMLHIDSDEDEETAGHQSQEAKTQQSRDTARTAAEPGTQQAEAGASAEACPSAGTQTGEGESGGASADAAQVATETSTASDSSQASAAVVPVEKCTCQEQSSGAVAIQEASCSPSLGPLSPIQEVDSRTEVAPKAEEEGAESSSSEAAAPVGAAAEPGGAAASSEAGTQAEGRDQLEEQEEKGGEVWRRRSMQAARGAAQNQEAGGSREGMTSEGEAGAAAQVSPHPSVRSLPSVRHDASRYQRVDEPLPPNWEARIDSHSRIFYVDHVNRTTTWQRPTAPPAPQTLQRSNSIQQMEQLNRRYQSIRRTITNDSRLEEQPANELPTDETDMHPSFQELRRDNSVAQTSSRSRLSLLLQSPSAKFLTSPDFFTVLHSNPSAYRMFTTNTCLKHMISKVRRDAHHFERYQHNRDLVAFLNMFANKQLELPRGWEMKHDHTGKPFFVDHNCRATTFIDPRLPLQSCRPPSLLTHRQHLTRQRSHSAGEVSPRRLAGEAGPPVLPRPSSTFTSANRGQCQDVVPVAYNDKIVAFLRQPNIFEILQERQPEVSRNQALRDKVQLIRTDGVSGLARLSGDADLVMLLSLFEDEVMSYVPPHALLHPSYCQSPRGSPVSSPQNSPGTQRANARAPAPYKRDFEAKLRNFYRKLETKGYGQGPGKLKLIVRRDHLLEDAFNQIMCYSRKDLQRSKLYVSFVGEEGLDYSGPSREFFFLVSRELFNPYYGLFEYSANDTYTVQISPMSAFVDNHHEWFRFSGRILGLALIHQYLLDAFFTRPFYKGLLRIPCDLSDLEYLDEEFHQSLQWMKDNDIEDMLDLTFTVNEEVFGQITERELKPGGANIPVSEKNKKEYIERMVKWRIERGVVQQTESLVRGFCEVVDARLVSVFDARELELVIAGTAEIDLSDWRNNTEYRGGYHDNHIVIRWFWAAVERFNNEQRLRLLQFVTGTSSIPYEGFASLRGSNGPRRFCVEKWGKITSLPRAHTCFNRLDLPPYPSFSMLYEKMLTAVEETSTFGLE from the exons ATGGCGACAGCTGCCACCGCATCCTCTTCTTCGTCCCCGTCATCGTCGCCTAATGGCAGCGCCCGGGAGCACCTGCTGGCAGTGCGTCGTCGCACCCCGCACACCCGTCCGTACACGATCGGGCCAGACAACCTGCGCAGCCTGTCCGCGCAGGGGGCGGTCGGAGGCTCCGCCTCTgcgtcctgctcctcctccaccaccatgccCACAGAGAACCAACCAGAAGCAGCACCGGTGGGGCTCCAGCGGGCCAACAGCGACACGGACCTGGTGACCTCAGAGAGCCGCTCATCGCTGACAGCGTCCACGTACCAACTGACTCTGGGACAGGGCCACCTGGTCATCTCCTgggacatcaaagaggaggtGGACGCCACGGACTGGATCGGCCTGTACCACATAG atgaAACATGTGTCGCCAACGTCTGGGACTCCAAGAACCGCGGTGTGAACGGGACCCAGAGTGGACAGATTGTGTGGAAACTGGAAGTGGGGCCGTACTTCATGGAGT cAGAGACAAAGGTCTGCTTTAAATACTATCACGGTGTAAGTGGAGCATTAAGAGCAACGACACCTTGTATCACTGTCAAGAACCCTGGAGTAccg GCGAGCAGTGAAGGCCTCGTGGAGGATCCGTCGAGGAACGAGCACTGTCGGAAACTGGTCAGCTTCACCCTGTCGG acatcCGGGCCGCGGGCCTGAAGAAGGGCATGTTCTTTAACCCTGACCCCTACCTGAAGATGTCCATCCAACCCGGGAAGAGGAGTGGACTCCCCAAGTTCACCCACCACGGCCAGGAGAGGCGCTCCTCCATCATAGCCAACACCACCAACCCTGTGTGGCACGGggag AAATACATCTTCGTGGCTCTGATGACGGACGTGCTGGAGATCGAGGTGAAGGATAAGTTTGCAAAGAGTCGGCCAATCATCAAGCGTTTCCTGGGTCAGCTGATCATCCCTGTGCAGAGACTCCTGGAGGGACCAACAGCAGA TGATCAGCCTGTCAGCTACAGTCTGTGCCGCCGCCTGCCTACAGACCACGTGAGCGGGCAGCTTCTCTTCAGAGTGGACATCACCTCCACCGGacaggaag CCGCCACTGATGCGGTGGGAACCATGTTGAGTGGCGTGGTAAATGGCGACCCTGGCAGTCCCTCTGATGATGAAGAcctccctcacccctcctcaTCGTCCCGTGTCACATGTGGACTCTCTCCCACGGGCTCCGACGAGGGCTCCTTGTTTGTTAACGGTGCTTGTTACTATGGTGACGACAGCGTGTGGCGGGAGCAGACAGGGGAGGAGGACCTGCTTCCTGTGGCTCTGGGCGGCCACACCCACCGGCAGGAGTCGCTCAACGACTACCTGGATGCGATAGAACCTCCCAGGAGCCCCGGGGAGCGACCCCCGACGGCCCCTTCGCCAAAGCTGCGCTCCAGTTTCCCAACGGACACGAGGCTCAGCGCCATGCTGCACATCGACTCTGATGAGGACGAGGAGACAGCGGGACACCAATCACAGGAGGCAAAGactcagcagagcagagacacagcgaGGACGGCAGCGGAGCCTGGGACACAGCAGGCGGAGGCGGGGGCCTCAGCGGAGGCGTGTCCCTCCGCTGGTACTCAGACCGGTGAAGGTGAATCAGGAGGTGCATCAGCTGATGCTGCACAGGTTGCCACAGAAACCTCTACAGCTTCTGATTCATCTCAGGCATCAGCAGCTGTGGTACCAGTAGAGAAGTGCACCTGCCAGGAGCAGAGCAGCGGGGCGGTGGCGATCCAGGAGGCGTCCTGTAGTCCTTCACTGGGTCCTCTTTCACCCATCCAG GAGGTGGATTCCAGGACAGAAGTGGCTCCAAAGGcggaggaggaaggagcagagtCGTCGAGCAGTGAAGCTGCTGCCCCTGTGGGAGCAGCGGCTGaaccaggaggagcagcagcgtCTTCTGAAGCTG GGACACAAGCTGAGGGGCGGGACCAGCTGGAGGAGCAAGAGGAGAAGGGTGGTGAGGTGTGGAGGAGGCGGTCCATGCAGGCGGCCAGAGGCGCTGCCCAGAATCAAGAGGCGGGCGGCTCCAGAGAAGGCATGACATCGGAGGGAGAGGCAG gtGCCGCAGCACAGGTCAGCCCGCACCCGTCTGTTCGCTCCCTGCCGTCTGTGCGCCATGACGCCAGCCGCTACCAGAGAGTGGACGAGCCGCTGCCGCCCA acTGGGAGGCTCGCATTGACAGCCACAGTCGGATCTTCTATGTGGATCACGTGAACAGAACGACCACATGGCAGCGGCCCACGGCTCCCCCCGCCCCCCAGACGCTGCAGAGGTCCAACTCCATCCAGCAGATGGAGCAGCTAAACCGcag GTATCAGAGCATACGCAGGACGATAACCAATGACAGTAGACTGGAGGAGCAGCCAGCCAATGAGCTGCCAACAGATGAGACTGATATGCACCCGTCTTTCCAGG agCTGCGTAGGGACAACAGCGTGGCTCAGACCAGTTCCAGGTCTCGGCTCAGCCTGCTGCTTCAGTCCCCCAGCGCCAAGTTCCTCACCAGCCCCGACTTCTTCACTGTGCTGCATTCTAACCCT AGTGCCTACCGCATGTTCACCACCAACACGTGTCTGAAGCATATGATCAGTAAGGTCCGGCGGGACGCTCACCACTTTGAACGCTACCAGCACAACCGGGACCTGGTGGCCTTCCTCAACATGTTCGCTAACAAACAGCTGGAGCTGCCCAGAGGCTGGGAGATGAAGCACGACCACACCGGCAAG CCTTTCTTTGTGGATCATAACTGCCGTGCCACCACCTTCATCGACCCCCGGCTGCCTCTGCAGAGCTGCCGTCCCCCGAGCCTCCTGACACACCGCCAACACCTGACCCGCCAGCGCAGCCACAGCGCCGGAGAGGTCAGCCCACGGCGACTG gCGGGTGAAGCCGGTCCTCCTGTCCTGCCACGACCTTCCAGCACCTTCACCTCTGCCAACAGGGGGCAGTGCCAAGATGTTGTGCCAGTGG CTTACAATGACAAGATTGTGGCATTTCTTCGACAACCAAACATCTTTGAGATTTTGCAGGAGAGGCAACCTGAGGTCAGCCGGAACCAAGCactcag GGACAAGGTGCAGCTCATCCGCACAGATGGAGTGTCAGGATTGGCCCGGCTGTCAGGAGATGCTGATCTGGTCATGCTGCTGAG TCTGTTTGAAGACGAGGTGATGTCCTACGTGCCTCCTCACGCCTTACTCCACCCCAGCTACTGCCAGTCACCTCGGGGCTCACCCGTCTCCTCGCCGCAGAACTCACCTG GAACTCAGAGGGCCAACGCCAGAGCGCCGGCCCCCTACAAGAGAGACTTTGAGGCCAAACTGCGCAACTTCTACAGGAAGCTGGAGACCAAAGGCTACGGCCAAGGCCCGGGGAAGCTAAA attGATCGTCCGTCGCGACCACCTCCTGGAAGACGCCTTCAACCAGATCATGTGCTACTCCCGCAAAGACCTGCAGCGCAGCAAGCTTTACGTCAGCTTTGTTGGGGAGGAGGG gttggaCTACAGCGGGCCCTccagagagttttttttcttggtttccAGAGAACTCTTCAACCCTTATTATGGTCTGTTTGAATACTCTGCCAACGACACCTACACCGTGCAGATCAGCCCCATGTCTGCCTTTGTAGACAATCACCATGAATG GTTCCGGTTCAGTGGTCGCATTCTGGGTCTGGCTCTGATCCACCAGTACCTGCTGGATGCCTTCTTCACCAGACCCTTCTACAAAGGCCTGCTGCGCAT TCCGTGTGACCTGAGCGACCTGGAGTATCTGGATGAGGAGTTCCACCAGTCTCTGCAGTGGATGAAGGACAACGACATAGAAGACATGCTGGACCTCACCTTCACTGTCAATGAGGAAGTCTTTGGGCAg ataaCAGAGAGGGAGCTGAAGCCGGGTGGAGCCAACATCCCCGTCTcagagaagaacaagaaggaGTACATTGAGCGGATGGTGAAGTGGAGGATAGAAAGAGGGGTGGTGCAGCAGACTGAGAGTCTGGTCCGAGGTTTTTGTGAG gTGGTGGATGCTCGGTTGGTGTCTGTGTTTGACGCCAGGGAGCTGGAGCTGGTGATCGCCGGCACAGCAGAGATCGATTTatcagactggaggaacaacACAGAGTACAGAGGAG gttaccatgacaaccacaTTGTCATCCGGTGGTTCTGGGCGGCTGTGGAGAGGTTCAACAATGAGCAGAGGCTGCGGCTCCTGCAA tttgtGACAGGCACGTCCAGCATCCCCTACGAGGGCTTCGCATCTCTGCGAGGAAGCAACGGGCCGCGCCGGTTCTGTGTGGAGAAGTGGGGGAAAATCACTTCGCTGCCTCG agctcacacctgTTTCAACCGGCTGGACCTGCCCCCGTACCCGTCTTTCTCCATGCTGTATGAGAAGATGCTGACTGCTGTGGAGGAGACAAGCACCTTCGGGCTGGAGTGA
- the hecw2b gene encoding E3 ubiquitin-protein ligase HECW2 isoform X2, with translation MATAATASSSSSPSSSPNGSAREHLLAVRRRTPHTRPYTIGPDNLRSLSAQGAVGGSASASCSSSTTMPTENQPEAAPVGLQRANSDTDLVTSESRSSLTASTYQLTLGQGHLVISWDIKEEVDATDWIGLYHIDETCVANVWDSKNRGVNGTQSGQIVWKLEVGPYFMESETKVCFKYYHGVSGALRATTPCITVKNPGVPASSEGLVEDPSRNEHCRKLVSFTLSDIRAAGLKKGMFFNPDPYLKMSIQPGKRSGLPKFTHHGQERRSSIIANTTNPVWHGEKYIFVALMTDVLEIEVKDKFAKSRPIIKRFLGQLIIPVQRLLEGPTADDQPVSYSLCRRLPTDHVSGQLLFRVDITSTGQEEAATDAVGTMLSGVVNGDPGSPSDDEDLPHPSSSSRVTCGLSPTGSDEGSLFVNGACYYGDDSVWREQTGEEDLLPVALGGHTHRQESLNDYLDAIEPPRSPGERPPTAPSPKLRSSFPTDTRLSAMLHIDSDEDEETAGHQSQEAKTQQSRDTARTAAEPGTQQAEAGASAEACPSAGTQTGEGESGGASADAAQVATETSTASDSSQASAAVVPVEKCTCQEQSSGAVAIQEASCSPSLGPLSPIQVDSRTEVAPKAEEEGAESSSSEAAAPVGAAAEPGGAAASSEAGTQAEGRDQLEEQEEKGGEVWRRRSMQAARGAAQNQEAGGSREGMTSEGEAGAAAQVSPHPSVRSLPSVRHDASRYQRVDEPLPPNWEARIDSHSRIFYVDHVNRTTTWQRPTAPPAPQTLQRSNSIQQMEQLNRRYQSIRRTITNDSRLEEQPANELPTDETDMHPSFQELRRDNSVAQTSSRSRLSLLLQSPSAKFLTSPDFFTVLHSNPSAYRMFTTNTCLKHMISKVRRDAHHFERYQHNRDLVAFLNMFANKQLELPRGWEMKHDHTGKPFFVDHNCRATTFIDPRLPLQSCRPPSLLTHRQHLTRQRSHSAGEVSPRRLAGEAGPPVLPRPSSTFTSANRGQCQDVVPVAYNDKIVAFLRQPNIFEILQERQPEVSRNQALRDKVQLIRTDGVSGLARLSGDADLVMLLSLFEDEVMSYVPPHALLHPSYCQSPRGSPVSSPQNSPGTQRANARAPAPYKRDFEAKLRNFYRKLETKGYGQGPGKLKLIVRRDHLLEDAFNQIMCYSRKDLQRSKLYVSFVGEEGLDYSGPSREFFFLVSRELFNPYYGLFEYSANDTYTVQISPMSAFVDNHHEWFRFSGRILGLALIHQYLLDAFFTRPFYKGLLRIPCDLSDLEYLDEEFHQSLQWMKDNDIEDMLDLTFTVNEEVFGQITERELKPGGANIPVSEKNKKEYIERMVKWRIERGVVQQTESLVRGFCEVVDARLVSVFDARELELVIAGTAEIDLSDWRNNTEYRGGYHDNHIVIRWFWAAVERFNNEQRLRLLQFVTGTSSIPYEGFASLRGSNGPRRFCVEKWGKITSLPRAHTCFNRLDLPPYPSFSMLYEKMLTAVEETSTFGLE, from the exons ATGGCGACAGCTGCCACCGCATCCTCTTCTTCGTCCCCGTCATCGTCGCCTAATGGCAGCGCCCGGGAGCACCTGCTGGCAGTGCGTCGTCGCACCCCGCACACCCGTCCGTACACGATCGGGCCAGACAACCTGCGCAGCCTGTCCGCGCAGGGGGCGGTCGGAGGCTCCGCCTCTgcgtcctgctcctcctccaccaccatgccCACAGAGAACCAACCAGAAGCAGCACCGGTGGGGCTCCAGCGGGCCAACAGCGACACGGACCTGGTGACCTCAGAGAGCCGCTCATCGCTGACAGCGTCCACGTACCAACTGACTCTGGGACAGGGCCACCTGGTCATCTCCTgggacatcaaagaggaggtGGACGCCACGGACTGGATCGGCCTGTACCACATAG atgaAACATGTGTCGCCAACGTCTGGGACTCCAAGAACCGCGGTGTGAACGGGACCCAGAGTGGACAGATTGTGTGGAAACTGGAAGTGGGGCCGTACTTCATGGAGT cAGAGACAAAGGTCTGCTTTAAATACTATCACGGTGTAAGTGGAGCATTAAGAGCAACGACACCTTGTATCACTGTCAAGAACCCTGGAGTAccg GCGAGCAGTGAAGGCCTCGTGGAGGATCCGTCGAGGAACGAGCACTGTCGGAAACTGGTCAGCTTCACCCTGTCGG acatcCGGGCCGCGGGCCTGAAGAAGGGCATGTTCTTTAACCCTGACCCCTACCTGAAGATGTCCATCCAACCCGGGAAGAGGAGTGGACTCCCCAAGTTCACCCACCACGGCCAGGAGAGGCGCTCCTCCATCATAGCCAACACCACCAACCCTGTGTGGCACGGggag AAATACATCTTCGTGGCTCTGATGACGGACGTGCTGGAGATCGAGGTGAAGGATAAGTTTGCAAAGAGTCGGCCAATCATCAAGCGTTTCCTGGGTCAGCTGATCATCCCTGTGCAGAGACTCCTGGAGGGACCAACAGCAGA TGATCAGCCTGTCAGCTACAGTCTGTGCCGCCGCCTGCCTACAGACCACGTGAGCGGGCAGCTTCTCTTCAGAGTGGACATCACCTCCACCGGacaggaag AAGCCGCCACTGATGCGGTGGGAACCATGTTGAGTGGCGTGGTAAATGGCGACCCTGGCAGTCCCTCTGATGATGAAGAcctccctcacccctcctcaTCGTCCCGTGTCACATGTGGACTCTCTCCCACGGGCTCCGACGAGGGCTCCTTGTTTGTTAACGGTGCTTGTTACTATGGTGACGACAGCGTGTGGCGGGAGCAGACAGGGGAGGAGGACCTGCTTCCTGTGGCTCTGGGCGGCCACACCCACCGGCAGGAGTCGCTCAACGACTACCTGGATGCGATAGAACCTCCCAGGAGCCCCGGGGAGCGACCCCCGACGGCCCCTTCGCCAAAGCTGCGCTCCAGTTTCCCAACGGACACGAGGCTCAGCGCCATGCTGCACATCGACTCTGATGAGGACGAGGAGACAGCGGGACACCAATCACAGGAGGCAAAGactcagcagagcagagacacagcgaGGACGGCAGCGGAGCCTGGGACACAGCAGGCGGAGGCGGGGGCCTCAGCGGAGGCGTGTCCCTCCGCTGGTACTCAGACCGGTGAAGGTGAATCAGGAGGTGCATCAGCTGATGCTGCACAGGTTGCCACAGAAACCTCTACAGCTTCTGATTCATCTCAGGCATCAGCAGCTGTGGTACCAGTAGAGAAGTGCACCTGCCAGGAGCAGAGCAGCGGGGCGGTGGCGATCCAGGAGGCGTCCTGTAGTCCTTCACTGGGTCCTCTTTCACCCATCCAG GTGGATTCCAGGACAGAAGTGGCTCCAAAGGcggaggaggaaggagcagagtCGTCGAGCAGTGAAGCTGCTGCCCCTGTGGGAGCAGCGGCTGaaccaggaggagcagcagcgtCTTCTGAAGCTG GGACACAAGCTGAGGGGCGGGACCAGCTGGAGGAGCAAGAGGAGAAGGGTGGTGAGGTGTGGAGGAGGCGGTCCATGCAGGCGGCCAGAGGCGCTGCCCAGAATCAAGAGGCGGGCGGCTCCAGAGAAGGCATGACATCGGAGGGAGAGGCAG gtGCCGCAGCACAGGTCAGCCCGCACCCGTCTGTTCGCTCCCTGCCGTCTGTGCGCCATGACGCCAGCCGCTACCAGAGAGTGGACGAGCCGCTGCCGCCCA acTGGGAGGCTCGCATTGACAGCCACAGTCGGATCTTCTATGTGGATCACGTGAACAGAACGACCACATGGCAGCGGCCCACGGCTCCCCCCGCCCCCCAGACGCTGCAGAGGTCCAACTCCATCCAGCAGATGGAGCAGCTAAACCGcag GTATCAGAGCATACGCAGGACGATAACCAATGACAGTAGACTGGAGGAGCAGCCAGCCAATGAGCTGCCAACAGATGAGACTGATATGCACCCGTCTTTCCAGG agCTGCGTAGGGACAACAGCGTGGCTCAGACCAGTTCCAGGTCTCGGCTCAGCCTGCTGCTTCAGTCCCCCAGCGCCAAGTTCCTCACCAGCCCCGACTTCTTCACTGTGCTGCATTCTAACCCT AGTGCCTACCGCATGTTCACCACCAACACGTGTCTGAAGCATATGATCAGTAAGGTCCGGCGGGACGCTCACCACTTTGAACGCTACCAGCACAACCGGGACCTGGTGGCCTTCCTCAACATGTTCGCTAACAAACAGCTGGAGCTGCCCAGAGGCTGGGAGATGAAGCACGACCACACCGGCAAG CCTTTCTTTGTGGATCATAACTGCCGTGCCACCACCTTCATCGACCCCCGGCTGCCTCTGCAGAGCTGCCGTCCCCCGAGCCTCCTGACACACCGCCAACACCTGACCCGCCAGCGCAGCCACAGCGCCGGAGAGGTCAGCCCACGGCGACTG gCGGGTGAAGCCGGTCCTCCTGTCCTGCCACGACCTTCCAGCACCTTCACCTCTGCCAACAGGGGGCAGTGCCAAGATGTTGTGCCAGTGG CTTACAATGACAAGATTGTGGCATTTCTTCGACAACCAAACATCTTTGAGATTTTGCAGGAGAGGCAACCTGAGGTCAGCCGGAACCAAGCactcag GGACAAGGTGCAGCTCATCCGCACAGATGGAGTGTCAGGATTGGCCCGGCTGTCAGGAGATGCTGATCTGGTCATGCTGCTGAG TCTGTTTGAAGACGAGGTGATGTCCTACGTGCCTCCTCACGCCTTACTCCACCCCAGCTACTGCCAGTCACCTCGGGGCTCACCCGTCTCCTCGCCGCAGAACTCACCTG GAACTCAGAGGGCCAACGCCAGAGCGCCGGCCCCCTACAAGAGAGACTTTGAGGCCAAACTGCGCAACTTCTACAGGAAGCTGGAGACCAAAGGCTACGGCCAAGGCCCGGGGAAGCTAAA attGATCGTCCGTCGCGACCACCTCCTGGAAGACGCCTTCAACCAGATCATGTGCTACTCCCGCAAAGACCTGCAGCGCAGCAAGCTTTACGTCAGCTTTGTTGGGGAGGAGGG gttggaCTACAGCGGGCCCTccagagagttttttttcttggtttccAGAGAACTCTTCAACCCTTATTATGGTCTGTTTGAATACTCTGCCAACGACACCTACACCGTGCAGATCAGCCCCATGTCTGCCTTTGTAGACAATCACCATGAATG GTTCCGGTTCAGTGGTCGCATTCTGGGTCTGGCTCTGATCCACCAGTACCTGCTGGATGCCTTCTTCACCAGACCCTTCTACAAAGGCCTGCTGCGCAT TCCGTGTGACCTGAGCGACCTGGAGTATCTGGATGAGGAGTTCCACCAGTCTCTGCAGTGGATGAAGGACAACGACATAGAAGACATGCTGGACCTCACCTTCACTGTCAATGAGGAAGTCTTTGGGCAg ataaCAGAGAGGGAGCTGAAGCCGGGTGGAGCCAACATCCCCGTCTcagagaagaacaagaaggaGTACATTGAGCGGATGGTGAAGTGGAGGATAGAAAGAGGGGTGGTGCAGCAGACTGAGAGTCTGGTCCGAGGTTTTTGTGAG gTGGTGGATGCTCGGTTGGTGTCTGTGTTTGACGCCAGGGAGCTGGAGCTGGTGATCGCCGGCACAGCAGAGATCGATTTatcagactggaggaacaacACAGAGTACAGAGGAG gttaccatgacaaccacaTTGTCATCCGGTGGTTCTGGGCGGCTGTGGAGAGGTTCAACAATGAGCAGAGGCTGCGGCTCCTGCAA tttgtGACAGGCACGTCCAGCATCCCCTACGAGGGCTTCGCATCTCTGCGAGGAAGCAACGGGCCGCGCCGGTTCTGTGTGGAGAAGTGGGGGAAAATCACTTCGCTGCCTCG agctcacacctgTTTCAACCGGCTGGACCTGCCCCCGTACCCGTCTTTCTCCATGCTGTATGAGAAGATGCTGACTGCTGTGGAGGAGACAAGCACCTTCGGGCTGGAGTGA